Part of the Lolium rigidum isolate FL_2022 chromosome 6, APGP_CSIRO_Lrig_0.1, whole genome shotgun sequence genome, AAGCACATGCATGGAGGCGCGGTGGCATCCCTGGTGGATCTAGTGGGGTCAGCGGTGATCTTCGCCGGCGGCTCACCGACGACAGGGGTCTCCCTGGAAATCACCGTCTCCTACCTCAACGCCGTGTGTGCAAATGTGCGTGAGTTAATTCCTAGCTTATCCATGGTGATTCACTTTCTAGTTAACAAATGACTTTGAATGACATGAATACAGGAGGAGATCGAGATCGAGGCGAAGGTGCTAAGCATCGGGGAGACAACAGGGTGTGTGACAGTGGAGGTGAGGAGGAAGGCCACCAGAGAGGTGCTCGCACATGGACGACACACCAAGTATCTCGCCACCATCGCTAGCAAATTGTGAAGAGCTTTGCTCGGCAGAGTAGTAGTTCCAtgtaaacacgaggatatgcacttATGGTATTGCATGCttatgttttcgtttttgttgcgCTCGTATGGCCATGTTTGATTGTCCACGGTTAATTTTGGGTTTTTGCGTGTGTGTCCTGCTAGATCCCACATGATTGACCAAGATCTGCACTTCGTTTTGTCGCCCTATGAAGTTTTGCTATTTCTTCCGTCTGGTGTTTGCTTCACTACTAGGAATTACCTTACCGTTGGTGCACAGATTTTCTACCGCCGGCGCATGCCTATTCGTCGGcgaccacctcgccggtggtaaggggTTACCGCCGGCGACTTCCGTTTCGCCAGCGGTAATGTGACACTATCTCCGGCGCTTTCGTGTATTCGCCGGCGGTATTTGTTACCCCTGGCACCTAGCCTATTCGCCAACACTACCTTGAACTACCTCCGGCGCACAGGCTAATTCGCCGACGCTAAGTTTGTATAGGATTAAAAAAACAGCAGGTCCACACAGTCAATGTAAAGGCCAAGTTgtctctttattttatttaaacaGAACAGGTATTATATTACAACGCATTATAACGCACATACCAACAGTATGTTTAGAACACACATAGACTCCGGTGACATCGTCCGTCTCAGCTCGCCGGTGACGTCGTCTTCTCGTCGCCAGCTCCATCTCAGCTCGCCGAAGACGTTGACCGTCTCAGCTCGCCAGCGACATCTCCTACTAGCGGGCACCTCCAGCATGGCACCTCCGGCACAACACCTAGCCAGCACCTCTAGCACGGCACCTAGCCGGCAGGTCTTGCATCTCGCTGTGattctcctcttctcccgcatggCACAACCTAGATCTCTGCTTATGCTCTTCTCCTCTAGCCCTGCAAAATACCACAACATCATTATGGTACTCCACCCTATCCACAAGTCTATGAACAAGATGTCGGAGGTGGTGAGAAACTGAATGTACAAATGGATGATCAAGTTGAACAAGATGATGAAGaaatggatgtcgttgttgccgcgaggaggattatcctcgcagtttttatcccggctgctacgttctcgacaatggtgattcgtatacTCGGCTCCCATCGATGTCGACAAGGCTAGTCGGTTGTTATTCCCTAACatgctggtgttggtactcttgccgatgttgaatgactgctttaatggttgcgcgcgtgcacgcagccttggcattgcggctcaaattaaaattatgtgaGAACCTTCgtcggtatttacaggtctatgattcgttatctatctttggccgcCTTCATAAGAGTATAAGATTGtattctggaagaagaaagaatttgAAGACCTGGAAGATTtgttagtatcttttagactttattttgtaatcgttggaatcaccttgtgtatctctaccatgtactatttattactataaatatatatggtattgattataaaaaaagATTTCACGACTCTGTTTGACCAGGCACCTCAAATGGATTAGGCACCTAGACAGACAAAGTCCAGTGAAAACCAAGACAAAGAATGATTCCAAAAGCTGGAGGGTATAGAGGAAGATATAATTACCAAGATTTCTGTCAGCCGGCTtgagaaaaatatgcaaattttTGGGGCATCTAGAAGAGAGTACATTTGTTGTTGAGGTGAAAATGAATAGCACTTGCTAAATCGTCAAGGAAAAAAATAATGGACTACATAgacaaaacattaaaattaatttcaaaTCTACCAATCTCAAGGAAAAACAAACAAATTATGTTGTGATTAACAATTAATTCAAATTATCCTGTAAATCAGATAGGGGAGAAAGTTATTGAGTAGGCATTGGTGTCAAATTACCCCCAATAAGTATATATCACCATCTAGTGTTTTTAAGAAGGTTGGTCCCATATAACAATGAGGTTGTACTCCTTGCCATTGTTTCATAGCTCTGTCCTAGACCCTTAAGGTGTGTTTTGGATTTAGGTTTTCAATTTATAAAGATGTTACATGTATGTTGCATCTATACTACAGAAAATATAATACTTTATTGACGGTTTTACCACCGCTTATGTCTAAGGGGCACCTAGGCTTGTTGACCTTGCGACACCTTGTGACACCTTACGTTAGATGATTTTCTACTATGATGGCATCTTAATCTTATTTACCTAGACTTTCAGAAGTTTCTAGGTCAACCACTAGCATCCTCTTATAATGTTTGACATAGCATTTTCCTTAGAGATGGCACACATCATTTTTTGTTAAGTTGGAGATGGGAagactatttctcagtcgactgagaactaacttcgttctcactcagatgatgtcatcaattctcagttgcaactcataactagc contains:
- the LOC124662623 gene encoding uncharacterized protein LOC124662623 — protein: MAKLEGGSVDRMAKLEGGSVDEAMGEWHGRGVGTRPFDALTVAGLRIDAIEPGRALFSFTVPPRLTNTRKHMHGGAVASLVDLVGSAVIFAGGSPTTGVSLEITVSYLNAVCANEEIEIEAKVLSIGETTGCVTVEVRRKATREVLAHGRHTKYLATIASKL